A genomic region of Mustelus asterias unplaced genomic scaffold, sMusAst1.hap1.1 HAP1_SCAFFOLD_2151, whole genome shotgun sequence contains the following coding sequences:
- the LOC144489405 gene encoding uncharacterized protein LOC144489405 has product MAVRPFTCSVCGKGFTQSSHLLTHQLVHTDQRPFQCSDCEKRFKSKNDLQVHQRTHTGEKPFTCSVCERRFGRLSQLQTHQQVHSDKRPFQCSDCEKSFKSKQDLVTHQRVHTGEKPFTCSVCGMGFTHSSRRLRHQRVHTGKKTFICSVCGKGFTDSPHLLIHERIHTGEKPFACSTCGKRFTQPPQLIAHQLVHTDQRPFKCSDCEKSFKSTKDLLRHQQIHTGERSFTCSMCGKRFTQSSHLLRHQQVHTGERSFTCSVCGKRFARSANLLRHQQVHKSLQGLDSAVAANPMQD; this is encoded by the coding sequence atggcggtgagaccgttcacctgctcagtgtgtgggaagggattcactcagtcatcccaccttctgacacaccaacttgttcacactgatcagagaccatttcaatgttctgactgtgagaagagatttaaaagtaaaaatgatttacaagtccatcagcgcactcacactggggagaagccattcacctgctccgtgtgtgagaggagattcggacgtttatcccagctgcaaacacaccagcaagttcactctgataagagaccgtttcagtgttctgactgtgagaagagctttaaaagtaaacaggatttggtgacacaccagcgagttcacactggggagaaaccgttcacctgctcggtgtgtgggatgggattcacccattcatcccgccgtctgagacaccagcgagttcacaccgggaaGAAGACATTtatttgctctgtgtgtgggaagggattcactgattcgcCCCACCTTCTGATAcacgagcgaattcacactggggagaaacccttcgcttgctccacatgtgggaaacgattcactcagccaccccagctcattgcacatcaactggtccacactgatcagagaccttttaagtgttctgactgtgagaaaagttttaaaagcacgaaggacctgctgagacaccagcaaattcacactggggagagatcattcacctgctccatgtgtgggaaaaggttcactcagtcatcccacctgctgagacaccagcaggttcacacaggagagagatcgttcacctgctccgtatgtgggaagagatttgctcggtcagccaatctgctgagacaccagcaagttcacaagtcactgcagggattggattctgctgttgctgctaaccccatgcaggactga